Proteins encoded by one window of Pseudomonadota bacterium:
- a CDS encoding ParA family protein, which produces MTAVIGSFAIKGGVGKTATVVNLAYLAACEGARTLVWDLDPQGAVSFYYRMQPAPGGGVKSLLRERGRLAQAVRSTDYANLDLIPADPKHRKLERLVHQITKPHQLLAARLKSLQRDYDFVFLDCPAGYTRFTQSVLRCLDALLVPIVPTTLSVRTWEQLLAELDDKQTKSLQLLPFFSMCDRRKQLHRDIMDGQLPGKKLARPLTHSVPYAVDVERMGVKRQPVDRFASTSDAAMAYRGMWDEIKLRLASAR; this is translated from the coding sequence ATGACGGCAGTGATCGGTAGCTTCGCCATCAAGGGCGGTGTGGGCAAGACGGCCACGGTGGTCAACCTGGCTTACCTCGCAGCGTGCGAGGGCGCCCGGACCCTGGTCTGGGATCTCGACCCGCAGGGGGCCGTGAGCTTCTACTACCGCATGCAGCCGGCCCCTGGCGGCGGCGTGAAGAGCTTGCTGCGCGAGCGCGGCAGGCTGGCGCAGGCCGTGCGCAGCACCGACTACGCGAATCTCGACCTGATTCCAGCGGACCCGAAGCACCGCAAGCTCGAGCGCCTGGTGCACCAGATCACCAAGCCCCACCAGCTACTCGCAGCGCGCCTGAAGTCGCTGCAACGCGACTACGACTTTGTGTTTCTTGATTGCCCCGCGGGCTACACGCGCTTCACGCAAAGCGTGCTGCGTTGCCTGGATGCACTCCTGGTGCCCATCGTGCCGACGACCCTGTCCGTGCGTACCTGGGAGCAGCTGCTCGCCGAACTCGACGACAAGCAGACCAAGTCGCTGCAGCTCTTACCGTTCTTCTCGATGTGCGATCGGCGCAAGCAGCTGCACCGCGACATCATGGACGGACAACTACCGGGCAAGAAGCTCGCCCGCCCCCTGACCCACAGTGTTCCGTACGCGGTCGACGTGGAGCGCATGGGCGTGAAGCGCCAGCCCGTGGATCGCTTCGCAAGCACCAGTGATGCGGCGATGGCGTACCGAGGCATGTGGGACGAGATCAAGCTGCGCCTGGCATCCGCGCGCTAG
- a CDS encoding CYTH domain-containing protein: protein MGQEIERKFLLRNAGWRPLVSRSVTMRQAYLSEAGRASVRVRVEGEQANLNIKSSTLSIERQEFEFPIPLSEALGLFPLCADHPVEKVRHYVPDGEFTWEIDEFEGANAGLIVAEIELASPDQVHPTPDWLGEEVSLDKRYYNVYLAKHPYGNWGDSPPDVTS from the coding sequence GTGGGGCAGGAAATCGAGCGCAAGTTTCTCCTGCGCAACGCGGGCTGGCGCCCCCTGGTGAGTCGCTCCGTCACGATGCGCCAGGCCTACCTGAGCGAGGCCGGTCGCGCCTCGGTCAGGGTGCGCGTGGAAGGTGAGCAGGCCAACCTCAACATCAAGAGCAGCACGCTCTCGATCGAGCGCCAGGAGTTCGAGTTTCCGATCCCCTTGAGCGAAGCCCTGGGCCTCTTTCCCCTGTGCGCCGATCATCCGGTCGAGAAGGTGCGCCACTACGTGCCGGACGGGGAGTTCACCTGGGAGATCGATGAGTTCGAAGGCGCCAACGCCGGCCTGATCGTCGCCGAGATCGAGCTCGCCTCTCCCGATCAGGTACACCCCACCCCCGACTGGCTGGGTGAGGAGGTGTCCTTGGATAAGCGCTACTACAACGTCTACCTCGCCAAACACCCCTACGGCAACTGGGGCGATTCGCCGCCCGACGTCACGTCCTGA
- the gpmA gene encoding 2,3-diphosphoglycerate-dependent phosphoglycerate mutase, translating into MPYTLVLVRHGQSTWNLDNRFTGWKDVDLTEQGRGEAIAAGKLIREAGLTFDVAYTSVLTRAIRTLWSILDELDLLWLPVHRQWELNERHYGALQGLNKAETAAKHGDEQVHIWRRSYDIPPPAMEDGDERHPRHDRRYAGVDPAHLPGTESLKDTLARVQPFWEREIAPRVRSGERVLIAAHGNSLRALVKMLSGISDDEITGLNIPTGVPLVYELDDDLKEISRAYLGDPEAIKAAAAAVAAQGQAQD; encoded by the coding sequence ATGCCCTACACGCTCGTCCTCGTCCGCCACGGTCAGAGCACGTGGAACCTCGACAATCGCTTCACCGGCTGGAAGGACGTCGACCTGACGGAGCAAGGCCGTGGGGAGGCGATCGCCGCGGGGAAACTCATCCGCGAAGCCGGCCTCACCTTCGACGTCGCCTACACATCGGTGTTGACCCGCGCCATTCGCACCCTGTGGAGCATTCTCGACGAGCTCGACCTGCTCTGGCTGCCCGTGCATCGGCAGTGGGAACTGAACGAGCGGCACTACGGTGCGCTGCAGGGCCTCAACAAGGCCGAGACGGCGGCCAAGCACGGCGATGAGCAAGTTCACATATGGCGTCGCAGCTACGACATCCCGCCGCCCGCCATGGAGGACGGCGACGAGCGCCACCCTCGCCATGACCGGCGCTACGCCGGCGTCGATCCGGCGCACCTCCCCGGCACGGAATCCCTCAAGGACACCTTGGCGCGCGTGCAGCCCTTCTGGGAGCGCGAGATCGCGCCCCGAGTGCGCAGTGGCGAGCGGGTGCTCATCGCCGCCCACGGCAACAGCCTCCGGGCGCTGGTGAAGATGCTCAGCGGCATCTCCGACGATGAGATCACGGGCCTGAACATCCCCACGGGCGTGCCCCTCGTCTACGAGCTCGACGACGATCTTAAAGAGATTTCCCGCGCCTACCTCGGCGACCCGGAGGCCATCAAGGCAGCGGCCGCGGCTGTCGCCGCCCAGGGTCAGGCGCAGGACTAG